Proteins co-encoded in one Dyella japonica A8 genomic window:
- a CDS encoding pilus assembly protein, whose protein sequence is MRIFHRHRFNRRRHSFLATCALTLVSGASAATTLSDIPVGTASSVPANLIMTLSVEYPTGTVAAYKGTTDFSTSLTYLGYFDNTKCYDYKTDTTNNNAQYFVPVGNISSGSCVDSSNVAHWSGAMLNWATMTALDEFRQALTGGNRALPSPGTATNGDTTSLTVLLRSKLNSQSSSGNFPDKQIGSVPNVAVTTVIGDTTFSNTSLVYIRNYKQNSQFEISDNSGFQTQWTDSSGQSHTGLVVTYNAAVQVCKANMLESNCNANPKNTYPNSGKYNKPEGLIQQNYQRIRVGAAAYLYQKGNTAPGNGVIRALARDNGPDTYNGTGARGYAPCSATNQNPNSEWDCMTGVFSTNPYPDSAGNLAPGGGAATTSGAINYLNKFGYNNGYEQYDNIGDLYWAALAYLMHVPLDTGYTSAATASNTMDVNFPMYTGTSLNDPVKYSCQANAIVTIGDSHTWWDTYVPSTGSPPAASSPNQSPLTPVNGADAGLYATKLGNLPLVESTPATTMASVYTAAAKLSTAVSLGNVSEPNGTTDATYNMAGLAYFAHTQDIRPAPTAAGTTDPLPGKQTVDTYTVDVLEPGGYDGNSNGSAIYNPGAFKTTSGGPGPNVYWLAAKYGGFNDINGDGKPANFLTWHTNNSTAANYNLRPDNYFPGNQPDLLQNGLKQIFNKVSTTPQSAAGPGINVSRILTNVVADSTQPPYYSPVAGFPIYTVSYTPSAWVGDVQGYVATATVPGSVTPVSGSQTWSAQGKLDALAQATGTTGNLGWNTGRRIISYSGTGPIPFRWSNLSSAEQTALGSNGSTLLNYLRGDQSKESSTYRARLHILGDIVHSEPVLVQNALSPKYSDSFNPGYSAFSTTVASRAPVVYAGANDGMLHAFEGDFSVPSATATNQVTGGGSELFAYVPSFVYNGPTSTPQTNGLQALSILNGVTQDSSSNYLSYAHHFYVDATPTVADVDFNYTYSGGTPYTSAPAKSTATTASWKTILVGGLGKGGKGYYALNITTVPSAIDAKSSTAATEQTLATSTVLWEFTATDMGYSYGPPLVVKTRKYGWVVLFTSGYDNPSGNGHLYIVNPTNGTLLETLSTTVGTASSPSGLTYATGFTKDITDNTVEQVYAGDLLGNVWRFDLSGTGTYPAPTLLATLTAPDGSVQPVTTAPRIELDLNSNQLDTRRWVFVGTGQALDTTDLNSTQVETMYALRDGDSATPSTTGLPIKRQTTTLHQVTDLKQGVTMQDTDAGWFYDLTGSAGTNGGTERIVIDPDAAAGVYTLTWATMTPTTDPCTLAGNIYAVSYGSGASVLVDSSGNQMAYQTVASAPTKIEQVQLPGTTTLALLYGQATGAPQMANMRGGSNNQYLQRVNWREVLSN, encoded by the coding sequence ATGCGTATCTTTCATCGCCATCGTTTCAACCGCCGCCGCCACAGCTTCCTGGCCACGTGCGCGCTCACCCTGGTATCGGGTGCGAGCGCTGCCACCACGCTGTCGGACATTCCGGTGGGCACGGCGTCCAGCGTGCCGGCCAACCTGATCATGACGCTGTCGGTGGAATACCCCACCGGCACCGTGGCGGCCTACAAGGGCACCACGGACTTCAGCACCAGCCTCACCTACCTTGGCTATTTCGACAACACGAAATGCTACGACTACAAGACGGATACAACCAACAACAACGCCCAGTACTTCGTGCCGGTCGGCAATATCAGCAGCGGCAGCTGCGTGGATTCCAGCAACGTGGCCCATTGGAGCGGCGCCATGCTCAACTGGGCCACGATGACGGCACTGGATGAATTCCGCCAGGCGTTGACGGGCGGCAACCGGGCACTGCCATCACCCGGCACCGCGACGAACGGCGATACCACGTCATTGACCGTGCTGCTGCGCTCCAAGCTCAACAGCCAGAGCAGTTCCGGCAACTTCCCGGACAAGCAGATCGGTAGCGTACCCAATGTGGCGGTGACCACGGTCATCGGCGATACAACGTTTTCCAATACGTCACTGGTCTATATCCGCAACTACAAGCAGAACTCGCAGTTCGAGATCTCGGACAACAGCGGGTTCCAGACGCAGTGGACGGATTCCAGCGGCCAAAGCCATACCGGCCTCGTGGTGACCTACAACGCTGCCGTGCAGGTCTGCAAGGCGAACATGCTGGAAAGCAACTGCAACGCCAACCCCAAGAACACGTACCCCAATTCCGGCAAGTACAACAAACCGGAAGGCCTGATCCAGCAGAACTACCAACGCATTCGCGTGGGCGCTGCGGCCTATCTCTACCAGAAAGGCAATACGGCTCCCGGCAATGGCGTCATACGCGCATTGGCCCGAGACAACGGCCCCGATACCTACAATGGCACCGGCGCCCGCGGCTACGCCCCCTGTTCCGCCACCAATCAGAACCCCAACAGCGAATGGGACTGCATGACGGGCGTATTCAGCACCAACCCGTATCCTGATTCCGCCGGCAATCTCGCTCCTGGCGGTGGCGCGGCCACGACATCCGGCGCCATCAACTATCTGAACAAGTTCGGCTACAACAACGGTTACGAGCAGTACGACAACATTGGCGACCTCTACTGGGCCGCGCTGGCCTATCTGATGCACGTGCCGCTGGACACGGGCTATACCTCCGCGGCGACCGCCAGCAACACCATGGACGTCAACTTTCCGATGTACACAGGGACGTCGCTCAACGACCCGGTCAAGTACTCGTGCCAGGCCAATGCCATCGTCACCATCGGCGACTCGCACACATGGTGGGACACCTATGTGCCGAGCACCGGTTCGCCGCCGGCCGCCTCCTCGCCCAACCAGTCACCGCTCACCCCGGTGAATGGTGCAGACGCCGGGCTCTATGCGACGAAGCTCGGCAACCTGCCATTGGTTGAATCGACCCCAGCGACCACCATGGCATCGGTCTACACGGCGGCCGCCAAGTTGAGCACGGCAGTATCGCTTGGCAACGTGAGCGAGCCCAATGGCACGACGGATGCGACCTACAACATGGCGGGCCTCGCGTATTTCGCGCATACGCAGGATATTCGCCCCGCCCCCACGGCTGCCGGCACCACCGACCCGCTGCCCGGCAAACAGACCGTGGACACCTATACGGTCGACGTGCTCGAGCCAGGTGGTTATGACGGCAACAGCAACGGTTCGGCGATTTACAACCCCGGCGCGTTCAAGACCACCAGCGGCGGCCCCGGCCCGAACGTTTACTGGCTCGCGGCCAAGTACGGCGGCTTCAACGACATCAATGGTGACGGCAAGCCCGCCAATTTCCTGACCTGGCATACCAACAACAGTACGGCGGCCAACTACAACCTGCGCCCGGACAACTACTTCCCAGGTAACCAGCCCGACCTGCTTCAGAATGGCCTGAAACAGATCTTCAACAAGGTCTCGACGACACCGCAGAGCGCGGCCGGCCCGGGCATCAACGTCAGCCGTATCCTGACCAATGTCGTGGCCGACAGTACGCAGCCACCCTATTACTCCCCGGTCGCCGGCTTCCCGATCTACACGGTGAGCTACACGCCCTCGGCCTGGGTCGGCGATGTCCAGGGCTATGTAGCCACGGCCACCGTGCCCGGCTCGGTGACGCCGGTCAGCGGCAGCCAGACCTGGAGCGCCCAGGGCAAGCTCGATGCCTTGGCCCAAGCCACCGGCACCACCGGCAACCTGGGTTGGAACACCGGCCGCCGCATCATTTCGTACAGCGGAACCGGCCCCATTCCGTTCCGCTGGAGCAATCTCTCCTCCGCCGAACAGACGGCACTGGGTAGCAACGGCAGCACCCTGCTGAACTATCTGCGTGGCGACCAGAGCAAGGAAAGCTCCACCTATCGAGCACGCCTGCATATCCTGGGTGACATCGTGCATTCCGAACCGGTGCTGGTGCAGAACGCGCTGTCGCCGAAGTACAGCGACAGCTTCAACCCCGGCTACTCGGCGTTCTCCACCACCGTGGCCAGCCGCGCTCCCGTGGTCTACGCGGGCGCGAACGACGGCATGCTGCATGCCTTCGAGGGTGACTTCTCCGTGCCCAGTGCGACCGCCACCAACCAGGTGACCGGTGGCGGCAGCGAGCTGTTCGCCTATGTCCCCAGCTTCGTCTACAACGGGCCGACCAGCACACCGCAGACGAACGGACTGCAGGCGCTTTCCATCCTCAATGGCGTCACCCAGGACAGCAGCAGCAACTACCTCAGCTACGCCCACCACTTCTACGTGGACGCGACGCCGACCGTTGCTGACGTCGATTTCAACTACACGTACTCCGGTGGAACACCCTACACCAGCGCGCCCGCCAAGAGCACGGCGACGACGGCGAGCTGGAAGACGATCCTGGTTGGCGGCCTTGGTAAGGGCGGCAAGGGCTATTACGCGCTCAACATCACCACCGTGCCGTCGGCCATCGACGCGAAGAGCAGCACCGCGGCGACGGAACAGACGCTGGCGACGAGCACGGTGCTGTGGGAATTCACCGCTACGGACATGGGCTACAGCTACGGCCCGCCGCTGGTCGTCAAGACGCGCAAGTACGGCTGGGTGGTACTGTTCACCTCGGGCTACGACAACCCCAGCGGCAACGGTCACCTCTATATTGTCAACCCGACCAACGGCACGCTGCTGGAGACCCTCAGCACCACCGTGGGCACGGCCAGCTCACCCAGCGGCCTCACCTATGCCACGGGCTTTACCAAGGACATCACCGACAACACGGTGGAGCAGGTCTATGCCGGCGACCTGCTGGGCAATGTGTGGCGCTTCGATCTTTCGGGCACGGGCACCTACCCGGCGCCGACGCTCCTCGCGACGCTCACCGCTCCCGACGGATCCGTGCAGCCGGTGACCACGGCACCCCGCATCGAGCTCGACCTGAACTCCAACCAGCTCGACACGCGTCGCTGGGTGTTCGTAGGCACAGGCCAGGCGCTCGATACCACCGACCTGAACAGCACGCAGGTGGAAACCATGTACGCGCTCCGCGATGGCGACAGCGCCACGCCCTCCACCACCGGCCTGCCCATCAAGCGCCAGACCACAACGCTGCACCAGGTGACCGACCTCAAGCAGGGCGTCACCATGCAGGACACGGACGCGGGCTGGTTTTACGACCTCACCGGGTCGGCCGGCACCAACGGCGGCACGGAACGCATCGTGATCGATCCCGATGCAGCCGCCGGTGTCTACACGCTGACCTGGGCGACCATGACCCCCACCACCGACCCCTGCACCCTGGCTGGCAACATCTATGCCGTCAGCTACGGCAGCGGCGCCTCGGTGCTGGTGGACAGCAGCGGCAACCAGATGGCATATCAGACAGTGGCATCCGCGCCCACCAAGATCGAGCAGGTGCAACTCCCCGGCACGACGACACTGGCACTGCTGTACGGCCAGGCCACCGGCGCACCGCAGATGGCGAACATGCGCGGCGGTAGCAACAACCAGTACCTGCAACGCGTCAACTGGCGGGAAGTCCTTTCCAACTGA
- a CDS encoding PilW family protein codes for MTYPLACSERQCARGFTLVELLVGVVVSIICVLAMMAAFAAFEGPKRTATSGGDAQQNGSYSLFEMERQIRTAGSGFTQGYAYGLWGCTIAAYAGGNEVIPAARALPAPFNGWPQSSPATPVNLIVMPVLISAGGTDANGNAASDTLAVVSGNPAGTVFKGAVQATSTSSTLVLDNALGIASGDYLIGATTGGNCIMGKASTVTLSTNQMSLSANDGPSTGMTAATYVFDIGQQPVFSLYGVDTTTSSLVTYDMLRGDGLTTQPINEGIVAIKALYGVDDGTTTASIPGSGVAGDGIIDEWVKPSGTTWSISAIMASQTVAAQAYKQIKAIRLVVVSRSQLPEHSTDYTGGSTTLTLFKDLPAADQYTISTQTQYRYKIYDTTIPIRNSLITRLF; via the coding sequence ATGACGTACCCCCTTGCGTGTAGCGAGCGCCAGTGCGCGCGCGGCTTCACACTGGTCGAATTGCTGGTCGGCGTCGTGGTGAGCATCATCTGCGTGCTCGCCATGATGGCGGCGTTTGCCGCCTTCGAAGGTCCCAAGCGCACCGCCACCAGCGGCGGCGATGCGCAGCAGAACGGCAGCTACTCGCTGTTCGAGATGGAGCGCCAGATTCGCACGGCAGGTTCGGGGTTTACCCAGGGCTATGCCTACGGCCTGTGGGGCTGCACCATCGCGGCTTATGCTGGCGGCAACGAGGTCATACCTGCCGCCAGGGCGCTCCCCGCCCCTTTTAACGGCTGGCCGCAAAGCTCGCCGGCCACACCGGTCAACCTCATCGTGATGCCTGTGTTGATCTCGGCGGGTGGTACGGATGCGAATGGCAATGCCGCTTCCGACACGCTGGCCGTGGTGTCCGGCAATCCGGCCGGCACGGTGTTCAAGGGCGCCGTCCAGGCAACGTCGACCAGTTCGACGCTGGTGCTGGACAACGCGCTCGGCATTGCCAGCGGCGACTATCTCATCGGTGCCACGACAGGTGGCAACTGCATCATGGGCAAAGCCAGTACCGTGACGCTGTCGACCAACCAGATGAGCCTGTCGGCCAACGACGGCCCGTCCACCGGTATGACCGCTGCGACTTACGTGTTCGACATCGGCCAGCAACCGGTCTTCAGCCTGTATGGCGTCGACACGACGACCAGCTCGCTGGTCACCTACGACATGCTGCGCGGTGATGGCCTGACAACGCAGCCCATCAATGAAGGCATCGTGGCGATCAAGGCGCTCTATGGCGTCGACGACGGGACGACCACGGCCAGCATTCCCGGCAGTGGCGTGGCCGGCGACGGCATCATCGACGAATGGGTGAAGCCATCGGGCACGACGTGGTCTATCAGCGCCATCATGGCCAGCCAGACGGTAGCCGCGCAGGCGTACAAGCAGATCAAGGCGATCCGCCTGGTGGTGGTCTCGCGCAGCCAGTTGCCGGAGCACAGTACCGACTACACCGGTGGGTCGACCACGCTGACCTTGTTCAAGGACCTGCCTGCCGCTGACCAGTACACGATCAGCACGCAGACGCAGTACCGCTACAAGATCTACGACACCACCATTCCCATCCGCAACTCGCTGATCACGCGGTTGTTCTGA
- a CDS encoding type IV pilus modification PilV family protein, which produces MNRRPRSCRKNRGIVMMDALVAIVIFSIGILGLMHLLSAAVGLTGAAKYRTDAAMLADQVIAQMWTYSNAPSGTIATNFNSPDGAAYKTWAANVTTLTANSGLPGAKGNVPTIVVDGNNNVTVTIKWQSPDDNILHTYVASTQIQP; this is translated from the coding sequence ATGAACAGGCGCCCCCGTTCCTGCCGGAAGAATCGCGGCATCGTGATGATGGACGCGCTGGTCGCCATCGTGATCTTTTCGATCGGCATCCTTGGCCTGATGCACCTGCTGTCGGCAGCCGTGGGGCTGACGGGCGCCGCGAAGTACCGTACCGACGCCGCGATGCTGGCCGATCAGGTGATCGCGCAGATGTGGACGTACAGCAACGCGCCCAGCGGCACGATCGCGACGAATTTCAACAGCCCTGACGGCGCGGCCTACAAGACATGGGCTGCCAACGTCACCACGCTCACCGCCAACAGCGGCCTGCCGGGGGCAAAGGGCAATGTGCCCACCATCGTGGTCGACGGCAACAACAACGTCACCGTGACCATCAAGTGGCAGTCGCCCGACGACAACATTCTTCACACCTATGTCGCCTCCACCCAGATTCAGCCCTGA
- a CDS encoding pilus assembly FimT family protein: MAKREQRGMSLIELLVALAVLAILGSLGVPSYQRWVRDTRIRNATESVQNALRYARTQAAQLGTNVRFEFTNTTDASWTVCVLNGATGCTGTGATTLQSFNAAGGASNVKVNVGTSIGTLTTQLTSGITTDIGITFTSLGRPLSYSGTTDLKRIDTSAQAGDRWLVTTVAAGGMVHVCDPQLSLATSPQGCATL; the protein is encoded by the coding sequence ATGGCTAAGCGCGAACAGAGGGGCATGAGCCTGATCGAGTTGCTGGTCGCGCTGGCCGTTCTCGCGATCCTGGGCTCGCTGGGTGTCCCCAGCTACCAGCGGTGGGTGCGCGATACGCGCATCCGCAACGCGACGGAATCCGTCCAGAACGCGTTGCGCTACGCGCGCACCCAGGCGGCGCAGCTGGGTACCAACGTACGCTTCGAATTCACCAACACGACGGATGCGAGCTGGACGGTCTGTGTGCTCAACGGCGCCACTGGCTGCACCGGCACGGGAGCCACCACGCTGCAGTCGTTCAACGCCGCGGGCGGCGCCAGCAACGTCAAGGTCAACGTCGGAACCTCGATCGGTACGCTGACCACGCAGCTTACTTCCGGCATCACCACCGATATCGGCATCACATTCACCTCACTGGGGCGCCCACTCAGCTACAGCGGCACCACCGACCTCAAGCGCATCGACACATCCGCCCAGGCGGGCGATCGCTGGCTCGTCACCACCGTCGCCGCAGGCGGCATGGTGCACGTCTGCGATCCGCAGCTGAGCCTTGCCACCAGTCCGCAAGGGTGCGCCACCCTATGA
- a CDS encoding type IV pilin protein, with product MSCISRRQAGFTLLEIMIVVMIIGILSAIAYPQYAQYVTRSKLVDGMNGLSAYRVSMEQYYQDNRVYACPTTGPAYPTSQYFTFSCTVAADASNTAAQTFVAKATANANTPMNGLVYSIDNTNTRQTVSVPSGWTSATSGCWSTSKGGC from the coding sequence GTGTCCTGCATCTCCCGCCGGCAGGCAGGCTTCACCCTGCTCGAGATCATGATCGTCGTCATGATCATCGGCATTCTCTCGGCGATCGCCTATCCGCAGTACGCCCAGTACGTCACGCGCAGCAAACTGGTCGACGGCATGAATGGCCTGTCCGCGTATCGCGTGAGCATGGAGCAGTACTACCAGGACAATCGCGTGTACGCCTGCCCGACGACAGGTCCCGCGTATCCCACCTCGCAGTACTTCACCTTCTCCTGCACGGTCGCAGCCGATGCCAGTAATACCGCTGCCCAGACCTTCGTCGCCAAGGCCACGGCCAACGCCAACACGCCGATGAACGGCCTGGTCTATTCGATCGACAACACCAATACCCGCCAGACGGTGAGCGTCCCCAGCGGCTGGACCTCGGCGACAAGCGGGTGCTGGTCCACGAGCAAGGGTGGCTGCTGA
- a CDS encoding Fe2+-dependent dioxygenase has protein sequence MLLHIPDILDKAQVRAMRDSLDQGAWTDGRETVGHQGAKVKRNLQLPDASPLRAELGRIVLDALARNPTYHAATLPLRTLTPRFNRYEGGGQYGFHIDGAVMSLPGGEQLRSDVSCTLFLAEPEEYDGGELIISDTYGEHEVKLPAGDIIVYPSSSLHRVAPVTRGARVAAFFWVQSLIRDDGKRRLLFDLDASIQALAQGNADAQALLQLTGVYHNLLRQWAET, from the coding sequence ATGCTGCTGCACATTCCGGACATCCTCGACAAGGCACAGGTTCGCGCCATGCGCGATTCGCTCGACCAGGGCGCATGGACCGACGGGCGCGAGACCGTGGGCCACCAGGGCGCCAAGGTCAAGCGCAACCTGCAGCTGCCTGACGCATCACCCCTGCGCGCGGAACTGGGCCGTATCGTGCTCGACGCACTGGCGCGCAACCCGACCTATCACGCTGCCACCCTGCCGCTGCGCACGCTCACGCCACGCTTCAACCGCTATGAAGGCGGCGGCCAGTATGGCTTCCATATCGACGGCGCCGTGATGTCCCTGCCCGGCGGCGAACAGCTGCGCAGCGATGTCTCCTGCACACTGTTCCTTGCCGAGCCGGAGGAGTACGACGGCGGCGAGTTGATCATCAGCGACACCTACGGCGAACACGAGGTGAAGCTGCCCGCCGGCGACATCATCGTCTACCCCTCCAGCAGCCTGCATCGCGTGGCCCCGGTGACACGCGGCGCGCGTGTCGCGGCATTCTTCTGGGTGCAAAGCCTGATCCGCGACGATGGCAAGCGGCGCCTGCTGTTCGACCTTGACGCCTCCATCCAGGCCCTTGCCCAGGGCAACGCCGATGCGCAGGCGCTGCTGCAACTCACGGGCGTGTATCACAACCTGCTCAGGCAATGGGCTGAGACCTGA
- a CDS encoding catecholate siderophore receptor Fiu has product MAHITSRKHPVSRNTLGIATATLMTGLAMTQPALAADPAADATTTKNLAGVQVQASTTSDYKVDNLSSPKVTQPILDTTQTISVISKDLFLQQGATTLTEALRNSPGVGTFYVGENGTTSTGDAIYMRGFDTSGSIFVDGVRDLGTISRDVFNTESVEVVKGPASTDNGRTAPTGAINMVSKQPELGNAVSASLSYGSADQRRATADWNQGISDTSAVRLNVMGQDSGVPGRDKVQNNRWAVAPSFAFGIGTATRVYLDYMHVKQDNVPDGGVPTIGLPGYSSPDPKRPVLTNALEVDSSNFYGTTADHDHVTADMFTARIEHDFNDRLAFHNTFRWGRTTEDYLLTSFMGTAANLLTPNPNDPSTWTIARSNPTFKHQDNRIITDQANLTASFETGAITHNLSTGIELTQEKANATGYGALNGTTWPAANLYDPNWNVSGLIVGQNGAYSHGKTNTASGYVFDTLKFAEHWQVNAGVRLDHYNTDYASMVQCGAKGAPTCGSLPTGSAVPGLDTKTGDNLWNWKLGVLYKPAPNGSFYVNYAVSAEPPGGNTLTLSSAANSADNPNLQPQRARTYEVGTKWELLDEKILLTGALYQTTVSNDLVQDPVTLLYYQIGKKRVQGVELSAVGKLTEHWAVSAGFTTMNASVLSGTSVAQDGSSDLAYTPKKAFTSWTSYLLPFGLTIGGGARYNGDMQRGVDGAIGTPAYTKAYWVVDAMASYPINKHVDLRLNLYNLLDKDYVAAINKSGYRYTPGTPRSAMITANVRF; this is encoded by the coding sequence ATGGCCCACATCACGAGCCGCAAGCACCCTGTCAGCCGCAACACCCTGGGCATCGCCACCGCGACCCTCATGACCGGGTTGGCCATGACGCAGCCCGCGCTGGCCGCCGATCCAGCAGCCGACGCCACCACGACCAAGAACCTGGCCGGCGTGCAGGTGCAAGCCTCCACCACGAGCGACTACAAGGTCGACAACCTCTCCTCGCCCAAGGTCACGCAGCCCATCCTCGATACCACGCAGACCATCAGCGTGATCAGCAAGGACCTGTTCCTGCAGCAAGGCGCCACCACGTTGACCGAGGCCCTGCGCAACAGCCCAGGCGTGGGTACGTTCTATGTCGGCGAGAACGGCACCACCTCGACGGGCGACGCGATCTACATGCGCGGCTTCGACACCTCCGGCAGCATCTTCGTCGACGGCGTGCGCGACCTCGGCACCATTTCGCGCGACGTGTTCAACACCGAGTCGGTGGAAGTGGTCAAGGGGCCGGCCAGCACCGACAACGGCCGCACCGCCCCCACCGGCGCGATCAACATGGTCAGCAAGCAACCGGAACTGGGCAACGCGGTCAGCGCATCGCTCTCCTACGGCAGCGCCGACCAGCGCCGCGCCACGGCGGACTGGAATCAGGGTATCTCCGATACCTCGGCCGTCCGCCTCAACGTGATGGGCCAGGACAGCGGCGTACCCGGGCGCGACAAGGTGCAGAACAACCGCTGGGCCGTCGCGCCGAGCTTCGCCTTCGGTATCGGCACGGCCACGCGCGTGTACCTCGACTACATGCACGTGAAGCAGGACAACGTGCCCGACGGTGGCGTGCCGACCATCGGCCTGCCCGGCTACAGCAGCCCCGACCCGAAGCGGCCGGTCCTGACCAACGCGCTGGAAGTGGATTCATCCAACTTCTACGGCACCACGGCGGACCACGACCACGTCACCGCCGACATGTTCACGGCGCGCATCGAGCACGACTTCAACGACCGGCTCGCGTTCCACAACACGTTTCGCTGGGGCCGCACCACCGAAGACTATCTGCTGACCTCCTTCATGGGTACGGCGGCAAACCTGCTCACGCCGAACCCGAATGATCCGTCGACCTGGACCATCGCCCGCAGCAATCCGACGTTCAAGCACCAGGACAACCGCATCATCACCGACCAGGCCAACCTCACGGCGAGCTTCGAGACGGGTGCGATCACGCACAACCTGAGCACCGGCATCGAGCTCACGCAGGAAAAGGCCAACGCCACCGGTTACGGCGCACTCAACGGCACCACGTGGCCGGCAGCCAACCTGTATGACCCGAACTGGAATGTGAGCGGACTCATCGTCGGCCAGAACGGCGCCTACAGCCATGGCAAGACCAACACCGCCTCGGGCTATGTGTTCGACACGCTGAAGTTCGCCGAGCACTGGCAGGTGAATGCCGGCGTGCGCCTGGACCACTACAACACCGACTACGCCAGCATGGTGCAGTGTGGTGCGAAGGGCGCGCCGACATGCGGCAGCCTGCCTACCGGCAGCGCCGTGCCGGGCCTGGATACGAAGACGGGCGACAACCTGTGGAACTGGAAGCTCGGCGTGCTCTACAAGCCGGCACCCAACGGCTCGTTCTACGTCAATTACGCCGTGTCAGCCGAACCACCCGGGGGCAACACGCTGACGTTGTCGAGCGCCGCCAACAGCGCCGACAACCCGAACCTACAGCCGCAGCGCGCCCGCACCTATGAAGTCGGCACGAAATGGGAATTGCTGGACGAGAAGATCCTGCTCACCGGCGCGCTGTACCAGACCACGGTAAGCAACGACCTCGTGCAGGATCCGGTCACCCTGCTCTACTACCAGATCGGCAAGAAGCGCGTGCAGGGCGTGGAGTTGAGTGCCGTCGGCAAGCTCACTGAGCACTGGGCAGTAAGCGCCGGCTTCACCACCATGAATGCCAGCGTGCTTTCCGGCACCTCCGTGGCGCAGGACGGTTCATCGGACCTCGCCTATACGCCGAAGAAGGCGTTCACCAGTTGGACCAGCTATTTGTTGCCGTTCGGCCTGACCATCGGTGGCGGTGCACGCTACAACGGCGACATGCAGCGCGGCGTCGACGGCGCCATCGGCACGCCCGCGTACACGAAGGCGTACTGGGTGGTCGACGCGATGGCCTCGTATCCGATCAACAAGCATGTCGACCTGCGCCTCAACCTGTACAACCTACTTGACAAGGACTATGTCGCGGCGATCAACAAGAGCGGTTACCGTTACACGCCGGGCACGCCACGTTCGGCGATGATTACGGCGAACGTCCGCTTCTGA